The segment ATTTTTAACCTGGTCAGCTAACTTGGCATCAACTGCTTGCTTGCCAGCCAGCGGTGCTGCGTTTTGCTCATAACTAACTACATCATCAGAGTAATACACAATTGATTCCGGCTTTCCGGCATTCATGGCATCAGCAAATGCGGATTCCATAGTTTGTAATTCGGCTTTGATAGCTTCTTTGTCAACAACTGGTGCTGCTGCAGTTTCTTCTTCTTTTTTTGGTTGACAGGCAATAACTAAAGCTGTAATTATTGCTAGTCCAATCCCTTTTAACATCTTGTTTTTCATAAATTGGTTGGTTTAAATTAATATTAGTTTTTAGGCTAAACCACAAGACTAAGGGCAGTTAAAGGTAATGATAATTTATTTACTGTCAGATATTTATTCAATAAAATATTAACCGGTAGTGAGAAAAATTTAGGACATTTTGGCTAAGACTACTTCGAGCTTATCAAAGTTTTCTTCGTTTTTATCGACTACATATGGTTTTAGTTTGTTGCATTCTTCAACCGTATTAAAAAGCATTTTAAAAACAATCTTTGTGCTGTCGTTGGATAGTTCTTCAAAGGTTGCCAGAATTTGAAACAGCGGTTTTGAATGACGTTTCCAGGCGATTAGCGTTGGTTTTTCTATTTTGATGAACTCCACTTCATTGACGTAATTTCCTTTGTCCGGACCGTGCATTATAAAGCTCCATTTTCCACCAACTCTAAAGTCGAATTCGTTAAACGTGTTGGTAAAACCTTTTGGTCCCCACCAATTTTTCAAATGATTGGGTTCTGACCAGGCTTTGAAAACCAGCTCTATTGGGAAGTTTACAGTTCTCGTGCTTACAATTTCGCTGTCGGGTGTGGTTGCGATTATTTCTGATGACATTTCCATACCATTAGTTTTAGTTATTTTTTGCAGCTGTAGTAATGATTTCTTCCAAGACTTTCAGATTGATATCTTCCAGCTTGTTAATATAAAGACAGCCAACACCTGTTTTGTGTTTGCCCAATTTTTCTAACATTTCAGCCTGTGCCTGCAGATGCAAAGGAAACAGCGATAAGTTTGCCTTGCGTGGAGAAAAACCAATCTTAAGCCAATCGACTTCGCGCCCTGAGGCCGGACTTTTATACCTGATATTCCCAAAACCAATCACGGAAGCGCCCCACATTTTTGGTTCTAGACCAGTTGCCTTTTTCATCATTTCCAATATTACAAAACTGTCTTTGCGTTTTTGTTCCTCGGCAACGCCATTTAGAAAATCGAGTACACTGGCGTCGTTTTCCTTTGTTTTTATTTCTGCTGGTTTGGCCATGGGATTGTTTTCAGTATAGTAAAATTAACAAAAAACACACACGAAACATTTTGTCAAACACTTAAAATTTACCGCGCAGTTGACACACTCAATAAAAAATACTACTTTTACAACCCAAACAACACTATCATGAGTCAAAAAGTATTGCTCACTTCCAAAGAAGTCAATATCATACTCCATCGTTTGGCTTGTCAGTTAATCGAAAATCACCTCGATTTTTCCAACTCAGTTCTCATAGGCATTCAGCCACGCGGCGTATCACTTGCAGAACGCTTGAAGACCATTTTAGAAACCGATTACAACATCAAAAATATTTCGCTAGGCTTTTTGGATATTACGTTTTTTCGTGATGATTTCCGTCGTGGCGAAAAACAATTAGAAGCAAATAAAACGCAAATCGACTTTCTGGTAGAAGATAAAAAAGTAGTCTTTATTGATGATGTGCTCTTTACCGGAAGAAGTATTCGGGCTGCGCTGACCGCCATACAATCCTTTGGAAGACCAGCTGAAATAGAATTATTAGTATTGATAGACAGACGATTCAGCCGCCATCTGCCAATACAACCCGATTATCGCGGTCGTCAGGTAGATGTGATTAACGATGAAAAAGTAAAAGTCTGCTGGAAGGAGAAGGATGGGGAAGATGCGGTTTATTTGAGTTAAGTCAAAAGGGATAAGTATAAAAAGAAACACACAACTAAAATAAAATGTCCGAGCTATCAGTCAACCATTTATTAGGGATAAAATATCTGAACAAACAGGATATCGATTTGATATTTGAAATAGCTGACCATTTCAAGGAAGTCATTAATCGGCCAATCAAAAAAGTGCCATCACTGCGCGACATTACCATTGCCAACATCTTTTTCGAAAATAGTACACGAACCAAATTGTCTTTCGAGTTAGCTCAAAAAAGACTTTCTGCAGATGTGATTAGTTTTTCGACAGCACAATCTTCGGTAAAAAAAGGAGAAACGCTGATAGACACCGTAAACAATATCCTTTCGATGAAAGTGGATATGGTAGTTATGCGTCATGCCAATCCTGGTGCCGCTTACTTCTTATCACAAAACGTAAAAGCAAGCATCATCAACGCTGGAGACGGAGCACACGAACATCCGACACAAGCATTGTTGGATAGTTATTCTATCAAAGAAAGACTGGGAGAAGTAGGAGGAAAGAAAGTGGTAATCGTAGGCGATATTCTACACTCACGAGTTGCCTTGTCGAATATCTATGCGCTGCAAATGCAAGGTGCCGAAGTAAAAGTATGCGGACCAAAAACCCTGATTCCGAAGCACATTGAAAGTCTTGGCGTAACCGTTGAACCAAACCTGCGAAAAGCACTTGAATGGTGTGATGTGGCGAATATGCTTCGCGTTCAAAACGAAAGAATGGATGTGAATTACTTTCCGTCAACACGGGAATATGCTCAGCAGTATGGTGTTGACAAACAGCTTTTGGATTCTTTATCCAAAGAAATTGTAATCATGCATCCCGGACCAATAAATCGTGGTGTAGAAATCACTTCAGATGTTGCCGACTCCAAACAATCGGTCATCTTAGACCAAGTCGAAAACGGTGTTGCTATTAGAATGGCGGTAATCTATCTTTTGGCTTCTAAAATACAACCATAAAAAAATCCCGAACTAGTCGGGATTTTTTGTTTTATTCTGATTTGATACTTCTAAGTTGTTTTAGCTTTTCTTTCCAAGTGGCTAATTCTTCTTTTTGTTTCTCAATATTAGCCATTACTTCTTTCACCATTGGATTATCTGCTTTTGCTCTTCCAAAGAACTGAATGTTATTCTCCAATTGGAAAAGATTGCTTTGTACTTCTTCAATTTTACGCATGATGAATACTTTTTCGTTATCCAATTTTCTGGTGTTTTCTGCACCTGAAAGATTGTCTAAACGATTTGCATAGCGCACCATTTCATTGTCTTTTTTGCTTGAGCTTAATTTTTCAAACAAAGCATCAAGGATTTTATTGAATTTTCCTTCGATGTGTCTGCGTGCGAACGGCACTTTTCCAAAACTTTTCCAGGTTTCGATATGTGCTTTGATGGCATCCAAATCGGCTTTGTGTTCACCAATAAGTTCAAATGATTTTATGGTTTCTAAATAGGCTTTCTTCTTGTCAAATGCTTCAACTTCTTCGGCATTAGCTTCGGTTTTCTGCTCTTTTAGTTTTTCGAAATATTCGTTACAGGCACCTCTGAATTCACCCCAAAGTTTATCAGAAAACTTTCTTGGCACATGACCAATTGTTTTCCATTCTTCCTGAATTTGTTTGAATAAAGGTGTTGTTGCAGCAAAATCAGTACTATCTTTTAATTCAATTGCTTTGGCAACTAAGGCTTGTTTTTTAGAAAGATTATCATTTTGGTCTTTCTTAATGTCTTTGTAGAAAGAGTTTTTCAAAACATTAAAACTTCTAACCGCATTTTTAAATTCGGTCCATGTTTGGTCTGTAACTTCAGGCGGAACTTTTCCGGCGCCGAAGAACTGATTACGTAAGGCTTCTACTTTTTCAATCTGGCCTAACCAAGCTGCATGAGAGTTTACTTTTTCCTGAGCTAAAACTTCTATTTGGGCAATGATTTCTTTTTTCTTAGCCAAATTAGCTGTTTCCACTTCACGAAGTTTTTCAAACAATCCTTCGCGTTTGTCGTGCATTTGTTTGGTCAATTCGCTGAATCTGTTCCAAATTTCTTCACGGCTTTCTCTTGAAACTGGACCAATATCTTCTTTCCAGATTCGGTGTAAATCCTGCAATTCACGGAAAGCTTTATTGATATCTTCTTCTTTTACTAATTCTTCAACACGCTCAATGATTTTAAGCTTTTGAACCAAATTGTGTTTGAAATCCAAATCGCGAATTTCTCTATCCAAGTGTAATACATCGTAGAAATTCTCTAAATGAAAGTGGTAGTTATTCCAAACGTGATTGTATTTGTCCTTTGGAATTGGTCCAGCCACTTTCCATCGGTCTCTGATATCGTTAAATTTCTTTAAAGTAACCGGAATACTATCCTGACTGTGGATTAGATTCTTTAATTCCTCTACAATCGCCAATCTGGTTTCTAAATTTGCTTTTAGATTGTTTTGCAGGCTTTGGAAATGGCTATTTTTTTTGTCTCTGTATTGAGAATATAATTGGTCAAATTTGATTTTTAAAGGGAAATGATAATGAAAATCTTCGGTAGTATCCGGATTTTCAGCATGGAATTCCTCTTTCTTTTCATCAATAAAATGATGGTATTTTGATAAGAATGCTCTTTTTAGTTCTTCAACATGATCCTTAACCGACATTAGTTTTTCGACAACAACTAATTCGCCTAATTCGTCCACCAATTGCTCCATTGAAAGTGTGTCGTAATCAAGCATTGGAATATCATGACGCTCTTTTAAGGTTTCGTCTTCGCTTTCCTCTGCGTTTACTTCTTCGATGGCATTGATTACCGATTGGCTATCGCTCTCGATTACCGGAGTATCATCGGCAACCTGTTCATCAGTCAATTCAACTGTCTCTTCTACTTCTTCAGTTGTAGCTTTTGATTTAGTTTTCTTTACTTTAGGCTCAACAGTTTCTTCAACAAGTGCTTCTCTTTCGGCAGCAACTTCAAGTTCATCTTCTGTAAGCGCTTCGGTTAGAATGGCAGCTTTTTGCTCAACCACTTCTTCAATGGGAGCTTCTACTTCAGCAACAGCTTCAACTTCAACAGCAGTTTCCTCCGCCAGTTCGCTAACGCTCGTTTCCGCTTCAGAAATAGGTTCTGCTCCTTCTTGATTTTCAACAAGAATCTCTTGATTTTCAGCGATGGTCACTTCTTGTGATTCATCGGCTACGCTTCCATCTGCTTCAAGCAGGTTATCATTCTTTTCTTCTAACATTTTGTAAAATGTTTTAAGGGTTACACATTTTGAGGGCGAAAGATACTAAAGAAGCACCGAAAATTCAAAGAAAATCAACGATTTCTCGTTTAAAGGAATGCAAATGGCGTATTAAAAACAAAAAAAAGTTGTTGAATTTCAACAGCTTTTTTCTATAAATTGGAGTTATAAATCTAGTTTACCAACACTTTTTTGGTAACAGAATTAGTCGCAGAAGATAGTTTTAAGAAATAAAATCCTTTTGGCAAATTGCTAATTGTGTAGGTGTTGCTTTCCATAATTGGGTTTTTTATTTGCTGTAAAACTTGTCCGTTGATAGCGATGATTTCTATTTCATCTATCGTAACTTCGGTTTCAATATTTACTGTTCCGTTGCTGGATGGGTTTGGATAAATTTTAACTTCATCAATTGAACTAAAGTTTTGTGTACTCAAGGCTGCACATGCTGCAGTCCAAACTTGGCAAACATACTCAGGATGATCTATGTAAGGATTTCGATTGCCTTGATAATTATAAATAGCATTGTTTCTTGCAATCTCTTTTGTACTTACAGGATCTTGAATATGCCAGGTGAGTAGAATATTTAAAAATGTAGGAGACAAAGCGTTGTTGGCAGTTCCATCAAACATATTTTTAGACACTACGGTAGTGGTGTTGTAAAAGTCTACCATACTATCCTCATAACGAGTTACAAAATAAAATATGCTTCTGGCGATGTCGCCTTTAAACTCATCAAGAGGTTCAAAAACAGTATTGGTATAACCAGCGGAATATCCTGAGTTAACATTAGGGCCTAATTTAGAACCATTTAGGGTTGTACTATTTGGATTATTTACCCTCCCATAAGGAAAGTTATCTCTTAATCCGTTTACTTTTCCATCCGTAGGTGCTACGTGGAAAGGGTCGTTTTTCATTGGATCTATTGCAACATTGTCAAAGAAAGCTTGAGGCACAATGTGTTCTCTGTTGTAACAATCTCCTTCATTTGTATAAGAGCCACATTGCTGACCACTTGAAGTAAAATTATATGGATCGGGACCAGTTGGATTCTCAGAGTACATATCTAACAATGAATTGTCATTTTCATAATTAGTATCACGAAAGGCAGCGTTTGTGTACAAACCCCATAAAGAACCATAACCTTGGTCTACATGTCCTGTTGTAATTCTGGTTTTCAGTTGTGTTTTTAAGGTATAGCCCGTTCCTGTCGCGGAGTTATAATATCCAGCAGGTATTTGAGCAAAACCAAGAATTGCAATATTGAGTAATAAAAGGGTAAATATTTTCTTCATTTTTTTATATTTCTTTTTTTCTTTCTAATAGCGCCATGTAAAATCCATCAAATCCAGTTTCCTGAGCAAGGATTTTTGTTTCCTTAACAAAATTAAATGTTTTTCCGGTTTCTGTTGCTAAGAAACGCTTAATTTGTTCCTGATTTTCAGAGGGTAAGACTGAGCAGGTTGCATAAACTAATTTGCCGCCAGGCTTCACAATTTTGGAATAATTCTCTAAAACTTCGGCCTGTACTTTTTTGATATTATCGATAAATTCAGGTTGCAGTTTCCATTTTGCATCAGGATTTCTTTTCAAAACTCCCAAACCGCTGCATGGTGCGTCAATTAAGACTCTGTCTGCTTTTTCGTGTAGTTTTTTGATCACTTTGGTAGTGTCAATTATTCGGTATTCTATATTGAAAGCGCCGTTTCTTTTGGCTCTTAATTTCAATTGTTTTAGTTTACTTTCATACAAATCCATAGCAATTAATTGCCCTTTGTTTTGCATTAATGAAGCCATGTGTAATGTTTTTCCACCAGCACCGGCACATGTGTCAACGACTCTCATTCCGGGTTGAACATCTAGGAAAGCGGCTACTAATTGAGAAGATGCATCCTGCACTTCAAACATTCCTTCTTTAAAAGCATCGGTCAAAAACACATTTGCTCTTTCTTTTAAGACTAATGCATCGGGTTGGTCTTTCAAAGATTCGGTTTCAATATTTAAATCCATCAAAAGAGAACGAAGATTTTCCTTTGTTGTTTTTAGGGTATTTACACGAAGAATAACTTTTGCTGGTTGGTTTTGCGCTGCAATTTCTTTTGTCCAAAGTGCTTCACCCAATTCTTTTACGCCCAATTCATCCATCCAATCCGGAATAGATTCGCGCATTTTTCTTATTTTAGAAAGTTCGTCAAATCGTCCTTTTATTTTTCTTTCCGGAGTTCCTT is part of the Flavobacterium sangjuense genome and harbors:
- the pyrR gene encoding bifunctional pyr operon transcriptional regulator/uracil phosphoribosyltransferase PyrR — its product is MSQKVLLTSKEVNIILHRLACQLIENHLDFSNSVLIGIQPRGVSLAERLKTILETDYNIKNISLGFLDITFFRDDFRRGEKQLEANKTQIDFLVEDKKVVFIDDVLFTGRSIRAALTAIQSFGRPAEIELLVLIDRRFSRHLPIQPDYRGRQVDVINDEKVKVCWKEKDGEDAVYLS
- a CDS encoding DUF349 domain-containing protein; this encodes MLEEKNDNLLEADGSVADESQEVTIAENQEILVENQEGAEPISEAETSVSELAEETAVEVEAVAEVEAPIEEVVEQKAAILTEALTEDELEVAAEREALVEETVEPKVKKTKSKATTEEVEETVELTDEQVADDTPVIESDSQSVINAIEEVNAEESEDETLKERHDIPMLDYDTLSMEQLVDELGELVVVEKLMSVKDHVEELKRAFLSKYHHFIDEKKEEFHAENPDTTEDFHYHFPLKIKFDQLYSQYRDKKNSHFQSLQNNLKANLETRLAIVEELKNLIHSQDSIPVTLKKFNDIRDRWKVAGPIPKDKYNHVWNNYHFHLENFYDVLHLDREIRDLDFKHNLVQKLKIIERVEELVKEEDINKAFRELQDLHRIWKEDIGPVSRESREEIWNRFSELTKQMHDKREGLFEKLREVETANLAKKKEIIAQIEVLAQEKVNSHAAWLGQIEKVEALRNQFFGAGKVPPEVTDQTWTEFKNAVRSFNVLKNSFYKDIKKDQNDNLSKKQALVAKAIELKDSTDFAATTPLFKQIQEEWKTIGHVPRKFSDKLWGEFRGACNEYFEKLKEQKTEANAEEVEAFDKKKAYLETIKSFELIGEHKADLDAIKAHIETWKSFGKVPFARRHIEGKFNKILDALFEKLSSSKKDNEMVRYANRLDNLSGAENTRKLDNEKVFIMRKIEEVQSNLFQLENNIQFFGRAKADNPMVKEVMANIEKQKEELATWKEKLKQLRSIKSE
- a CDS encoding RsmB/NOP family class I SAM-dependent RNA methyltransferase, producing the protein MRLHRNLVYTTIDSLNAIFNEGEYADKVVARALKKDKRWGSSDRKFVAETIYEVVRWKRLYAEIAEVKEPFNREDLWRMFAVWAVLRGYPIPDWRQLEGTPERKIKGRFDELSKIRKMRESIPDWMDELGVKELGEALWTKEIAAQNQPAKVILRVNTLKTTKENLRSLLMDLNIETESLKDQPDALVLKERANVFLTDAFKEGMFEVQDASSQLVAAFLDVQPGMRVVDTCAGAGGKTLHMASLMQNKGQLIAMDLYESKLKQLKLRAKRNGAFNIEYRIIDTTKVIKKLHEKADRVLIDAPCSGLGVLKRNPDAKWKLQPEFIDNIKKVQAEVLENYSKIVKPGGKLVYATCSVLPSENQEQIKRFLATETGKTFNFVKETKILAQETGFDGFYMALLERKKEI
- a CDS encoding YybH family protein, encoding MKNKMLKGIGLAIITALVIACQPKKEEETAAAPVVDKEAIKAELQTMESAFADAMNAGKPESIVYYSDDVVSYEQNAAPLAGKQAVDAKLADQVKNMGSGNKISYTANEVFPSSDGNQVVELGSYKLVDSTGTKKASGNYMALFEKRDGKYVCIRDMGASDMPKEEKK
- a CDS encoding SRPBCC family protein; this translates as MSSEIIATTPDSEIVSTRTVNFPIELVFKAWSEPNHLKNWWGPKGFTNTFNEFDFRVGGKWSFIMHGPDKGNYVNEVEFIKIEKPTLIAWKRHSKPLFQILATFEELSNDSTKIVFKMLFNTVEECNKLKPYVVDKNEENFDKLEVVLAKMS
- a CDS encoding endonuclease, whose protein sequence is MKKIFTLLLLNIAILGFAQIPAGYYNSATGTGYTLKTQLKTRITTGHVDQGYGSLWGLYTNAAFRDTNYENDNSLLDMYSENPTGPDPYNFTSSGQQCGSYTNEGDCYNREHIVPQAFFDNVAIDPMKNDPFHVAPTDGKVNGLRDNFPYGRVNNPNSTTLNGSKLGPNVNSGYSAGYTNTVFEPLDEFKGDIARSIFYFVTRYEDSMVDFYNTTTVVSKNMFDGTANNALSPTFLNILLTWHIQDPVSTKEIARNNAIYNYQGNRNPYIDHPEYVCQVWTAACAALSTQNFSSIDEVKIYPNPSSNGTVNIETEVTIDEIEIIAINGQVLQQIKNPIMESNTYTISNLPKGFYFLKLSSATNSVTKKVLVN
- a CDS encoding aspartate carbamoyltransferase catalytic subunit, whose product is MSELSVNHLLGIKYLNKQDIDLIFEIADHFKEVINRPIKKVPSLRDITIANIFFENSTRTKLSFELAQKRLSADVISFSTAQSSVKKGETLIDTVNNILSMKVDMVVMRHANPGAAYFLSQNVKASIINAGDGAHEHPTQALLDSYSIKERLGEVGGKKVVIVGDILHSRVALSNIYALQMQGAEVKVCGPKTLIPKHIESLGVTVEPNLRKALEWCDVANMLRVQNERMDVNYFPSTREYAQQYGVDKQLLDSLSKEIVIMHPGPINRGVEITSDVADSKQSVILDQVENGVAIRMAVIYLLASKIQP
- a CDS encoding DUF1801 domain-containing protein; protein product: MAKPAEIKTKENDASVLDFLNGVAEEQKRKDSFVILEMMKKATGLEPKMWGASVIGFGNIRYKSPASGREVDWLKIGFSPRKANLSLFPLHLQAQAEMLEKLGKHKTGVGCLYINKLEDINLKVLEEIITTAAKNN